TCCTTTGAAGCTTCTGCAAGGACCCCTCCATGGGACCCTCGGACCGTTGAAAACTCTACTACTACATGGCGTAGAAGTCGAGCTATGGCAAGCCTTACCTGCCCGAAGTTGACAGTGAAACTTCACACCCTCCCGGGGTATCCGGCGCCGCCCCTTGTCCTGGCGTTTCGCCACCCGGATCACGGCGTTCCCGGCGTCCGGCGTCCGGCCAGAATCGCTGGGCAACCGACGCCCAGGACGGCGGAACCGGCCGCGCCCGGGCATGACGAAGGGCCCGCACCATGACGGTGCGGGCCCCTCGGTGTCGTTCAGATCGTCACTTGATGATCTTGGTGACGTTGCCGGCGCCCACGGTGCGGCCACCCTCGCGGATGGCGAACTTCAGCGCCTCCTCCATCGCGATGGGCTTGTTCAGGTGGACGGTCATGCTGGTGTTGTCACCGGGCATCACCATCTCGGTGCCCTCGGGCAGCTGAACGACGCCGGTCACGTCGGTGGTGCGGAAGTAGAACTGCGGGCTGTAGTTGGAGAAGAACGGCTTGTGACGGCCACCCTCCTCCTTGTTCAGGATGTAGACCTGAGCCTCGAAGTCGGTGTGCGGCGTGACCGAACCCGGCTTGCACATGACCATGCCGCGCTCGACGTCGTCCTTCTTGGTGCCGCGGAGCAGCAGGCCGACGTTCTCGCCCGCGCGACCCTCGTCGAGGATCTTGCGGAACATCTCGACACCGGTGACCGTGCTGGTCTGCTTGGTCTCGCGGATGCCGATGATGTCGATGGTCTCGCCGGTCTTGACGATGCCGCGCTCGATGCGGCCGGTGACGACGGTGCCACGACCGGTGATCGTGAAGACGTCCTCAACGGGCATCAGGAACGGCTTGTCGGTGTCGCGCTCCGGCTGCGGGATGTACTCGTCGACCGCGTTCATGAGCTCCATGATCGAGTCGGCCCACTTCTCGTCGCCGTTCATGGCCGGGAAGGCCGCGACGCGGACGATCGGCAGGTTGTCGCCGTCGAACTCCTGCGCGGACAGCAGCTCGCGCATCTCCATCTCGACGAGCTCGATGAGCTCCTCGTCGTCGACCATGTCGCACTTGTTCAGCGCGACGACGATCGCCGGCACGCCCACCTGGCGGGCCAGGAGGATGTGCTCACGGGTCTGCGCCATCGGGCCGTCGGTGGCGGCGACCACGAGGATCGCGCCGTCCATCTGAGCGGCACCGGTGATCATGTTCTTGACGTAGTCAGCGTGACCGGGGCAGTCG
Above is a window of Propioniciclava coleopterorum DNA encoding:
- the tuf gene encoding elongation factor Tu yields the protein MAKAKFERTKPHCNIGTIGHVDHGKTTLTAAITKVLHDRYPELNAVSAFDQIDKAPEERQRGITISISHVEYQTENRHYAHVDCPGHADYVKNMITGAAQMDGAILVVAATDGPMAQTREHILLARQVGVPAIVVALNKCDMVDDEELIELVEMEMRELLSAQEFDGDNLPIVRVAAFPAMNGDEKWADSIMELMNAVDEYIPQPERDTDKPFLMPVEDVFTITGRGTVVTGRIERGIVKTGETIDIIGIRETKQTSTVTGVEMFRKILDEGRAGENVGLLLRGTKKDDVERGMVMCKPGSVTPHTDFEAQVYILNKEEGGRHKPFFSNYSPQFYFRTTDVTGVVQLPEGTEMVMPGDNTSMTVHLNKPIAMEEALKFAIREGGRTVGAGNVTKIIK